One Magnetococcales bacterium DNA segment encodes these proteins:
- a CDS encoding integrase family protein, which produces MRLIKSAIDRLPVPDTGQVIYRDDELKGFGLRCTPGSKTFIVEKRVSGKVKRITLGRYGELTAEQARKEAQRLLGEIAQGHDPIGEEREATLKAKTLGAVFEDYLAARKDLKPKTLIDYRRVLRLHFSDWMEKPFVGISKDMVEKRHAKIGTGHGQAYANLGMRLLRALFNFAAGKYEDEQGRSLLPENPVKRLSQTRAWYRVERRQTIIKPHELKTWYQGVMTLENATMRDYLLTVILTGLRREEAARLRWENVDLAGRSLTIPDTKNHDPLHLPLGDYLMALLTRRKSETGESPFVFPGGGVGGHLVEPRAQMAKVTEQTGVSFSVHDMRRTFITMAESLDISSYAIKGLVNHRIKNADVTGGYIVFDVERLREPMTKIETAFLRWMGAIPSAEIIPFQSDGLSRAKG; this is translated from the coding sequence ATGAGGCTGATCAAAAGCGCAATCGACCGGTTGCCTGTTCCCGATACGGGCCAAGTGATTTACCGGGATGACGAGCTGAAAGGGTTCGGCCTGCGTTGCACTCCAGGTTCCAAGACCTTCATCGTGGAGAAGCGCGTATCCGGGAAGGTGAAGCGGATCACCCTGGGCCGGTATGGGGAGCTGACGGCAGAGCAGGCACGCAAGGAGGCGCAACGGTTACTGGGGGAGATTGCCCAAGGCCATGACCCCATCGGAGAGGAACGGGAAGCCACGCTCAAGGCCAAGACCCTGGGGGCTGTGTTTGAAGACTACCTGGCCGCCAGGAAGGATTTGAAGCCCAAGACCCTGATCGACTACCGGCGGGTGTTGAGGCTGCACTTCTCCGATTGGATGGAAAAGCCGTTCGTGGGGATCAGCAAGGACATGGTGGAGAAACGGCACGCCAAGATTGGTACGGGCCACGGGCAGGCTTACGCCAACCTGGGCATGCGGCTCTTGAGGGCGCTGTTCAACTTCGCGGCGGGCAAATACGAGGATGAGCAGGGGCGTTCCCTGCTGCCGGAGAACCCTGTCAAACGGTTGTCCCAAACCCGTGCATGGTACCGGGTTGAACGACGACAGACCATCATCAAACCGCATGAGCTGAAGACGTGGTATCAGGGCGTCATGACCCTGGAGAACGCCACCATGCGGGATTATCTGCTGACGGTGATCTTGACCGGACTTCGGCGGGAGGAGGCTGCCCGGCTGCGTTGGGAGAACGTGGACCTGGCGGGCCGTTCCCTGACCATTCCGGACACCAAGAACCATGACCCGCTGCATCTGCCCCTGGGAGATTACCTGATGGCCTTGTTGACCCGCCGCAAATCCGAGACGGGGGAAAGCCCGTTCGTTTTTCCAGGTGGAGGAGTCGGGGGACATCTCGTTGAACCCCGTGCACAAATGGCCAAGGTGACGGAACAGACCGGAGTGAGCTTTTCTGTTCACGACATGCGGCGAACCTTCATCACCATGGCCGAGAGCCTGGATATTTCGTCCTACGCCATCAAGGGGCTGGTCAACCATCGGATCAAGAACGCCGATGTGACGGGCGGCTACATCGTGTTTGATGTGGAGCGGCTGCGGGAACCCATGACGAAGATTGAGACGGCGTTTCTGCGCTGGATGGGGGCCATCCCTTCGGCGGAAATCATCCCCTTCCAGAGCGATGGTCTGAGCCGGGCGAAAGGATGA
- a CDS encoding EAL domain-containing protein, with the protein MEIKPEETSSCRLGGLQSSTPLVLLGIILSLLFGGEMVIMLVLGSFNEGTAGWQTAFLDGALLTALLFPPLYLFFYRPLTCLVESRERSLHHTRQLLEELEVVQSRFGSLTNAVMDAIIAADQEGRIIFWNRGAELIFGYTEEEIAALSLTALMPERYRPQHQEGIDRVVREKKSFPMHGYVLELEGLRRDGTEFPLEMSLATWLEQDKRYFAAIIRDVSDKHQAKEALSIATSVFSDALTEVDEQVRVATRVFENALEGVLVSNMEGIIQSVNPAFTHITGYESEEVVGHPVRILYSDRHDAQFFQEMQHSLTKVGRWRGEIWCRRKTGEAIPQLFSSLVIAGGQSSPPILVSVFSDLTEIKRSQQELQYRTFHDALTGLPNRELFFDRLHKSLQQAMRSRRKLALVMFDLDFFKRVNDRVGFSGGDLVLRRIADRIREGLREADTIGRLGGDGFSVLLHDITGVPDLVEVTRKMRTLISTPIPEVDPNLMVTASFGLTLFPDDGTSDETLMTNAELAMKRAKGAGRDTFQFYTSEMGVQAANRIDLETRLRRAMDRREFVLHYQLKVDARDKRPVGMEALIRWNQPGIGLTYPLDFIPLAEETGLITSLGQWVIQEVVSQLGSWYRAGKPLLRVAANVSSRQFQESRFLESVAGVLVGQPFRPELLELELTESLIMEDVEQAVRTMEALRSLGVFISIDDFGTGYSSLAYLKRFPIHALKIDRSFVRDVPADTNDAAIVSAITSMAHQLSLRVVAEGAETEEQVNFLVEKGCDEIQGYYFSRPLPAEGIMALVEELVEKDQGVATEAK; encoded by the coding sequence ATGGAAATAAAGCCGGAGGAGACTTCTTCCTGTCGCTTGGGAGGGCTTCAATCCAGCACCCCGTTGGTGCTTCTGGGGATCATCCTGTCGCTTTTGTTTGGCGGCGAGATGGTCATCATGCTGGTTTTGGGTTCTTTCAACGAGGGCACCGCCGGTTGGCAGACGGCCTTTCTGGACGGTGCGCTGCTGACGGCCTTGTTGTTCCCGCCGCTTTACCTCTTTTTCTATCGGCCCCTGACCTGTCTGGTGGAGAGTCGGGAGCGCAGCCTGCATCACACCCGGCAGCTTCTGGAGGAGCTGGAGGTGGTGCAATCGCGTTTTGGTTCCCTGACCAATGCGGTCATGGATGCCATCATCGCGGCGGATCAGGAAGGCCGCATCATCTTCTGGAACAGGGGTGCCGAACTGATCTTCGGCTATACGGAGGAGGAGATAGCCGCCCTCTCCCTGACGGCTTTGATGCCGGAACGCTACCGTCCGCAGCATCAGGAGGGTATCGACCGGGTGGTTCGGGAAAAGAAGTCCTTTCCGATGCACGGTTACGTCCTCGAACTGGAAGGATTGCGCCGCGACGGAACGGAGTTTCCCCTGGAGATGTCCCTGGCCACCTGGCTGGAACAGGATAAACGCTATTTTGCGGCCATCATCCGGGATGTTTCCGACAAGCATCAAGCCAAGGAGGCCTTGAGCATTGCCACCTCGGTTTTCAGCGATGCCCTGACCGAAGTGGACGAACAGGTCCGGGTCGCCACCCGGGTTTTCGAAAATGCCCTGGAGGGGGTATTGGTTTCGAACATGGAGGGCATCATCCAGTCTGTCAATCCGGCTTTCACCCACATTACCGGTTACGAATCGGAAGAGGTGGTGGGCCATCCGGTGCGTATCCTCTATTCCGACCGGCACGATGCCCAGTTCTTCCAGGAGATGCAGCATTCCCTGACCAAGGTGGGGCGCTGGCGCGGGGAGATCTGGTGTCGACGCAAGACGGGGGAGGCCATTCCCCAACTCTTTTCCAGTCTGGTCATCGCCGGTGGACAGAGTTCGCCGCCGATTCTGGTTTCGGTCTTCTCCGATTTGACGGAGATCAAACGTTCCCAGCAGGAGTTGCAGTACCGCACCTTCCACGATGCCCTGACCGGATTGCCCAACCGGGAACTCTTTTTCGACCGGCTGCACAAGTCGCTGCAACAGGCCATGCGTTCGCGACGCAAACTGGCGCTGGTCATGTTCGACCTCGACTTTTTCAAACGGGTCAACGATCGGGTGGGTTTTTCCGGGGGGGATCTGGTGTTGCGGCGTATCGCCGATCGCATTCGGGAAGGTTTGCGAGAGGCCGACACCATCGGTCGACTGGGAGGGGACGGTTTTTCGGTGCTGCTCCACGACATTACCGGGGTACCGGATCTGGTGGAGGTGACCCGCAAGATGCGCACCCTCATCTCCACCCCCATTCCGGAGGTGGATCCCAATCTCATGGTGACGGCCAGCTTCGGGTTGACCCTCTTTCCCGATGACGGCACCAGCGACGAGACCCTGATGACCAACGCCGAGCTGGCCATGAAGCGGGCCAAGGGGGCGGGTCGGGATACCTTTCAGTTCTATACCAGCGAGATGGGGGTTCAGGCGGCCAATCGCATCGATCTGGAAACCCGGTTGCGTCGCGCCATGGACCGACGGGAGTTCGTGCTGCACTACCAACTCAAGGTGGATGCCCGGGACAAGCGTCCCGTGGGCATGGAGGCGCTGATCCGCTGGAACCAGCCCGGCATCGGCTTGACCTATCCGCTCGATTTCATTCCCCTGGCGGAAGAGACGGGTCTGATCACCAGTCTGGGGCAGTGGGTGATTCAGGAGGTGGTGAGTCAGTTGGGCAGTTGGTACCGGGCCGGAAAACCCCTGTTGCGGGTGGCGGCCAACGTCTCCTCCCGCCAGTTTCAGGAGAGCCGGTTTCTGGAATCGGTGGCGGGTGTTCTGGTTGGTCAGCCTTTCCGCCCGGAGTTGCTGGAGCTGGAGTTGACCGAGAGCCTGATCATGGAGGATGTGGAGCAGGCGGTGCGTACCATGGAGGCTTTGCGTTCCCTGGGGGTTTTCATCTCCATCGACGATTTCGGCACCGGCTACTCCTCTCTAGCCTACCTCAAGCGGTTTCCGATCCATGCCCTCAAGATCGACCGCTCCTTCGTGCGGGACGTGCCCGCGGATACCAACGATGCCGCTATCGTTTCGGCCATCACCTCCATGGCGCATCAGTTGAGTCTGCGGGTTGTTGCGGAGGGGGCTGAGACGGAAGAGCAGGTTAACTTTTTGGTTGAAAAGGGCTGTGACGAGATTCAGGGTTATTATTTCAGCAGACCGTTGCCTGCCGAGGGCATCATGGCGCTGGTTGAGGAGTTGGTCGAAAAAGATCAGGGAGTGGCCACGGAAGCCAAGTGA
- a CDS encoding toprim domain-containing protein, with the protein MKASARGRWPDILPRFGMGPEFLTGKHGPCPFCGGRDRFRFDDQDGDGTFICNQCGAGDGFTLAGKLLGLDPRQDFPRILGAVGDAVGNWKSGQASTWCLKSRDTLSQPERDFLRRRIEADKAARQEEEARLHEEAALRATGIWQEAIPADPRHPYLIRKYVQPHGIQQSRGALVVPVCDFEGRIWSLQFITPDGSKRFLSGGRKRGLFYRIGPDINPAGTLLLAEGFATAATLHEETGFPVLVAFDAGNLQPVAMEARRRYQQINLVVCCDNDRFTPGNPGLSKGRAAALASGARLLVPEFSDGESGSDFNDFMALRREVGHG; encoded by the coding sequence GTGAAAGCCTCTGCCCGTGGGCGGTGGCCCGACATCCTCCCCCGGTTTGGCATGGGGCCGGAGTTCCTGACCGGAAAGCATGGTCCATGCCCATTTTGTGGTGGAAGGGACCGATTTCGCTTTGATGATCAAGATGGAGACGGCACCTTCATTTGCAACCAATGCGGTGCCGGTGACGGCTTCACCCTGGCCGGAAAGCTCCTCGGGCTTGACCCCCGCCAGGACTTTCCCCGCATCCTGGGCGCGGTTGGCGATGCTGTTGGCAATTGGAAGTCGGGACAAGCTTCGACCTGGTGTCTGAAATCCCGCGACACCCTGAGCCAACCCGAACGGGATTTTCTGCGGCGGCGGATCGAAGCCGACAAGGCGGCACGCCAGGAAGAGGAAGCGCGTCTTCATGAAGAGGCCGCTTTGCGGGCCACGGGGATTTGGCAAGAGGCTATTCCCGCCGATCCACGGCACCCCTACCTGATCCGGAAGTACGTCCAACCCCACGGCATCCAGCAATCTCGTGGGGCGCTGGTGGTGCCCGTCTGCGACTTCGAAGGCCGCATCTGGAGTTTGCAGTTCATCACCCCGGACGGCTCCAAGCGGTTTCTTTCTGGTGGACGGAAGCGGGGCCTGTTCTACCGGATCGGACCGGATATCAATCCGGCAGGAACTCTCCTTTTGGCCGAGGGTTTCGCGACGGCGGCAACGCTTCACGAGGAAACCGGGTTTCCTGTCCTGGTGGCCTTCGATGCCGGAAACCTACAGCCCGTAGCCATGGAGGCGCGGCGGCGGTACCAACAAATCAATCTGGTGGTTTGCTGCGACAACGACCGATTCACCCCCGGAAACCCTGGCCTGAGCAAGGGCCGGGCGGCGGCTCTGGCTTCGGGGGCGAGGCTCCTGGTACCTGAATTCAGCGACGGGGAAAGCGGTTCCGACTTCAACGATTTCATGGCGCTTCGGCGGGAGGTGGGGCATGGATGA
- a CDS encoding DUF2442 domain-containing protein: MIPHTTSVRHLGGYRLWITFNTGEAGEVDLSDELDGPVFGPLRDPNLFATARQNAELGTVTWDNGADLAPEFLLDRARHYSSGE, from the coding sequence ATGATACCCCATACCACCAGCGTTCGGCATTTGGGCGGCTATCGTCTCTGGATCACCTTCAACACGGGGGAAGCCGGAGAGGTGGATTTGTCCGACGAACTGGATGGTCCCGTGTTTGGGCCGCTACGAGACCCCAACCTGTTTGCCACGGCAAGACAGAATGCCGAACTTGGAACCGTAACCTGGGACAATGGGGCCGATCTGGCACCAGAATTTCTTCTGGATCGGGCGAGGCATTATTCTTCCGGGGAATAA
- the sixA gene encoding phosphohistidine phosphatase SixA, producing MVLLLAHHGDAVAKDIDPERPLTPQGIADVKKMARFLAAAGICPARILHSDKVRARETARLFRSQLAPDVELEEVAGIRPDDAVAPFASQVDNWQTDTLVAGHGPFMARLISLLLAGPSQPDSLVATRPGSVVALERNAAGGWSLAWMVRPELLGS from the coding sequence ATGGTACTGTTGCTGGCCCATCATGGGGATGCCGTGGCCAAGGATATCGATCCCGAACGGCCCTTGACCCCGCAAGGGATTGCCGATGTGAAAAAGATGGCGCGATTTCTGGCCGCTGCCGGGATCTGCCCTGCCCGCATTCTGCACAGTGACAAGGTCCGGGCTCGGGAAACAGCCCGGCTGTTCCGTTCTCAACTGGCTCCGGATGTGGAGTTGGAAGAGGTGGCGGGGATTCGTCCCGATGATGCCGTGGCCCCGTTTGCCTCCCAGGTGGACAATTGGCAAACGGATACCCTTGTCGCCGGTCATGGACCCTTCATGGCCCGACTGATTTCTCTGCTGCTGGCGGGGCCGTCGCAGCCCGACTCACTGGTGGCGACCCGTCCGGGAAGTGTCGTGGCCCTGGAACGGAATGCTGCGGGAGGTTGGTCCCTGGCCTGGATGGTGCGCCCGGAGCTGCTTGGGTCATGA
- the nfi gene encoding deoxyribonuclease V, translating into MTPLWPDSIPEAKRIQLTLANQVERADRFDAIRSVAGLDIGFPRGSRRGRVAVVRLSFPELGLLEQVVLQREVTFPYVPGLLSFRETPLVLEALDGLTEKPDLLLCDGQGVAHPRRFGLACHLGLLSDRPSIGVAKSRLIGQPAAELPAHKGAWVPLLDNGEIVGALLRSRDRVAPLYISSGHRVGLESAIRLVLACTKGFRLPETSRMAHHLASVATP; encoded by the coding sequence ATGACCCCCCTCTGGCCCGATTCGATCCCGGAAGCCAAACGGATCCAGCTGACCCTGGCCAACCAGGTGGAACGCGCCGATCGCTTCGACGCCATCCGCTCCGTGGCGGGTTTGGATATCGGTTTTCCCCGAGGCAGCCGCCGCGGTCGGGTGGCGGTGGTGCGCCTCTCCTTTCCGGAGCTGGGCCTGCTGGAACAGGTGGTGCTGCAGCGGGAAGTCACCTTTCCCTATGTTCCGGGGCTGTTGTCGTTCCGGGAGACCCCGCTGGTGCTGGAAGCCCTGGACGGTTTGACGGAAAAACCCGATCTGCTGCTCTGCGACGGCCAGGGAGTGGCCCATCCCCGCCGTTTCGGACTGGCCTGTCATCTGGGCCTGCTCAGCGATCGGCCCAGCATCGGCGTGGCCAAAAGCCGTCTCATCGGCCAACCCGCCGCAGAACTGCCCGCCCACAAAGGTGCCTGGGTACCCCTGCTCGACAACGGAGAGATCGTCGGGGCGCTGCTGCGCTCCCGTGATCGAGTGGCTCCGCTCTACATTTCCAGCGGACATCGGGTGGGATTGGAAAGCGCCATCCGCCTGGTGCTGGCCTGCACCAAAGGCTTTCGCCTGCCGGAAACCTCCCGCATGGCCCATCACTTGGCTTCCGTGGCCACTCCCTGA
- a CDS encoding DUF4160 domain-containing protein: MPELARFYGILIAMYWRDHNPPHFHAFYGGKEAVLDLDGNLLEGGLPRRAQSMVSEWMSLHRSELMDNWERAVRREPLNPISPLE, translated from the coding sequence ATGCCGGAATTGGCGAGGTTTTACGGGATTCTGATTGCCATGTATTGGCGGGATCACAATCCCCCCCATTTCCACGCTTTCTACGGCGGAAAAGAAGCTGTTCTCGACCTTGATGGCAACCTTCTGGAAGGGGGATTGCCAAGGCGGGCTCAATCCATGGTATCCGAATGGATGTCACTGCATCGTTCCGAGTTGATGGACAATTGGGAGCGAGCCGTGCGCCGTGAACCCCTGAATCCAATTTCCCCTTTGGAGTGA
- a CDS encoding bacteriohemerythrin → MYPINKVDICPGLYWVEIPAADLRIQCGCPADSVKHLMKRGLIVPTEKNGVRFETGPNAILLSDAMLQNGQFCNLAEFPVLQMLYRQGFLIPGHPNNTGLKPLVIGLPEAVESQLQYIFRGNYGLISREEITRTGIPVHQAQEMMRLKQRFAFGRIRPSEELLEARLLEDEAVEIRNGVLLRRLGFNRFEFSFQGDTVQVDLNLGENERYPCPFPLCFQPVRREYFGIVHLGEGDGWDPNRPAMASVVVFQGKIYLIDAGPNLLFNLTAVGISINEIEGVFHTHSHDDHFAGLPTLMRSGHRLKYFSTPLVRASVEKKLAALLSIDEELFSDYFEVVDLEFDTWNDIEGLEVKPVFSPHPVETNILFFRTLWEDGYRSYAHFADISSFRVLQGMVTDDAEKPGISQDFFDLTRERYLTPADLKKIDIGGGMIHGEAEDFRLDHSTKIILSHTSLPLNDREKAVGSSAAFGTMDVLIEDQGGYIQERAHRYLSNIFPNVQYHHLKPLLNSRVLDFNPGTIMLKAGEVHQAIHLILSGSVERIHSELDYHSLMAAGALLGEMSGLLGSPCLETYRAASFVQVLAIPCFLYREFVHRNNLFRSLERTHKTRIFLQSTPLLGEGISYSTQSQIAEAAGVVHFPPDSDIDCDHHTLLNLVVQGKLVRLLGGEVLEQLDIRDFFGEDGAFFETPGLFRYRTLEPVTVYQIPPRVLHGIPIVQWKLFEAYGKRLGTRLHGHNASRLPLIWEDHFSVGLARMDAHHKKLMQIINSLMVTVEQGSNTKAVLQSLQALQHFLQFHFVEEEELMRFYQYPRLMEHEEAHKKILETIQNLKSTAKESHLLREEHVESFLSQWLLSHVLQDDHGYGPYFNAKGLY, encoded by the coding sequence ATGTATCCAATCAACAAAGTTGACATTTGCCCGGGCCTTTACTGGGTGGAAATTCCGGCGGCGGACCTGCGCATCCAATGCGGATGTCCGGCGGACAGCGTCAAACATTTGATGAAACGGGGCCTCATCGTTCCCACCGAAAAAAACGGCGTTCGCTTCGAAACCGGTCCCAATGCCATCCTCCTGTCGGATGCCATGCTGCAAAACGGCCAGTTCTGCAATCTGGCGGAGTTTCCCGTCCTGCAAATGCTTTATCGCCAGGGATTTCTGATCCCGGGGCACCCCAATAACACAGGACTCAAGCCACTGGTCATCGGTCTTCCGGAAGCGGTGGAATCCCAGTTGCAATACATATTTCGCGGTAATTACGGTCTGATCTCCCGGGAGGAGATTACCCGCACCGGCATCCCCGTTCATCAAGCCCAGGAGATGATGCGCCTTAAACAGCGCTTCGCTTTTGGCCGCATCCGACCTTCGGAAGAGCTGCTGGAGGCACGTCTTCTGGAAGACGAGGCTGTGGAAATCCGCAACGGCGTCCTGTTGCGCCGCCTGGGATTCAACCGTTTTGAATTCTCATTTCAGGGCGATACGGTCCAGGTGGATCTCAACCTGGGGGAAAACGAACGCTACCCCTGCCCCTTCCCCCTCTGCTTTCAGCCGGTGCGTCGGGAGTATTTCGGCATCGTCCACCTGGGTGAAGGCGACGGCTGGGATCCCAATCGACCGGCCATGGCCAGTGTGGTGGTCTTTCAGGGAAAAATCTACCTGATCGACGCCGGTCCCAATCTGCTGTTCAATCTGACCGCCGTGGGTATCAGTATCAACGAAATCGAGGGGGTTTTCCATACCCACTCCCACGACGACCATTTCGCGGGACTGCCGACTCTGATGCGTTCCGGCCACCGTCTGAAATATTTCTCCACCCCCCTGGTCAGAGCCTCGGTGGAAAAGAAGCTCGCCGCCCTGCTATCCATCGACGAAGAGCTCTTTTCGGACTACTTCGAAGTGGTCGATCTGGAATTCGATACCTGGAACGACATCGAAGGTCTGGAGGTCAAACCGGTCTTCTCACCCCATCCCGTCGAAACCAACATCCTCTTTTTCCGCACCCTCTGGGAAGACGGCTACCGCAGCTACGCCCATTTTGCCGATATCTCCAGTTTCCGGGTGCTGCAAGGCATGGTCACCGACGATGCCGAGAAACCGGGCATCTCCCAGGACTTCTTCGACCTGACCCGGGAACGCTATCTGACGCCGGCGGATCTCAAAAAGATCGATATCGGCGGCGGCATGATCCACGGCGAGGCGGAGGATTTCCGCCTGGACCACTCCACCAAGATCATCCTCTCCCACACCTCCCTGCCCTTGAACGATCGGGAAAAGGCCGTCGGCTCTTCCGCCGCCTTCGGCACCATGGATGTGCTGATCGAAGATCAGGGCGGCTACATTCAGGAGAGAGCCCATCGCTACCTGTCCAATATCTTTCCAAACGTACAATACCACCATCTGAAGCCCCTGTTGAACAGCCGGGTCCTCGATTTCAATCCCGGCACCATCATGCTCAAAGCGGGCGAGGTGCATCAGGCCATCCACCTGATCCTGTCGGGCAGCGTGGAACGCATCCATTCGGAGTTGGATTACCACAGCCTGATGGCTGCAGGAGCCCTGTTGGGAGAGATGTCGGGCCTGTTGGGATCCCCCTGCCTGGAGACCTATCGGGCGGCAAGTTTCGTGCAGGTTCTGGCTATTCCCTGTTTTCTCTATCGGGAATTCGTGCATCGCAATAACCTGTTCCGCTCGCTGGAGCGTACCCACAAAACCCGGATCTTCCTGCAATCCACCCCACTCTTGGGTGAAGGCATCTCCTACTCCACGCAAAGCCAGATTGCCGAAGCGGCGGGCGTGGTCCATTTTCCCCCCGACAGCGATATCGACTGCGACCACCACACCCTGCTGAACCTGGTGGTTCAGGGCAAACTGGTGCGCCTGCTGGGGGGGGAGGTTCTGGAACAGTTGGATATCCGGGACTTTTTCGGAGAAGACGGCGCCTTTTTCGAAACCCCCGGGCTCTTTCGCTATCGCACCCTGGAACCGGTCACCGTTTACCAAATCCCCCCCCGGGTGTTGCACGGCATTCCCATCGTGCAATGGAAGCTCTTCGAAGCCTATGGTAAACGTCTGGGAACCCGGTTGCATGGCCACAACGCCTCCCGACTCCCCCTTATCTGGGAAGACCATTTCAGTGTCGGTTTGGCCCGCATGGATGCCCATCACAAGAAATTGATGCAGATCATCAACAGCCTGATGGTCACTGTCGAGCAGGGCAGCAATACCAAAGCCGTGCTGCAGTCCTTGCAGGCTCTGCAACATTTTCTGCAATTCCACTTCGTCGAAGAAGAAGAATTGATGCGGTTTTACCAGTATCCACGCCTCATGGAACATGAAGAGGCGCACAAAAAGATTCTTGAGACCATTCAGAATCTTAAAAGCACTGCAAAAGAGAGCCATCTGCTGAGGGAAGAACACGTCGAGTCCTTTCTTTCCCAATGGTTGCTCTCCCATGTGCTTCAGGACGATCATGGTTACGGTCCCTACTTCAACGCCAAAGGGCTCTATTGA
- a CDS encoding DUF3631 domain-containing protein → MDDSPPKALVETAHAAQDAGIAKRRTTGDRSGISGQGRPLALEPPIPWPEPVDGGQLLADLARVLTRHVCMERGCPTAIALWVLHTHAFDAAQISPRLAVVSPEKRCGKSTLLTVLGGLVPKPLHLSNITAAAVFRAIEVAQPTLLIDEADTFVDGKDELRGILNCGHNRATATVLRVGGEELEVRAFCTWAPLAIAAIGRLPDTLQDRSIVISMRRKLPTEQVERLRLDRLGHLHELARKAARWANDNLSRLKDADPVDIPDCLSDRGQDNWRTLLAIADAVGGGWPDCARRAIRELAGEPDEDEGGSIREMLLADIRAIWAETAVDVLTTESLLARLTGGQFADHPWATFDRGRAMSPRALANLLKPFGIRPSTNRVGGTLAKGYRRQAFLDAFKRYIPADTPILPVTSGTSSKNNELDSKISVTQAKDVTAENARNSLKSHNVSHVTDKEGYPAGKGGERWSMTL, encoded by the coding sequence ATGGATGATTCACCCCCCAAGGCCTTGGTTGAAACGGCTCATGCGGCACAGGATGCCGGAATTGCCAAGCGGCGCACAACGGGGGACCGAAGCGGGATTTCTGGCCAGGGCCGCCCCCTGGCGTTGGAACCGCCTATTCCCTGGCCGGAACCGGTGGACGGCGGGCAACTGCTGGCGGATCTGGCAAGGGTTTTGACACGACATGTCTGCATGGAACGGGGCTGTCCAACGGCAATCGCGTTGTGGGTTCTCCACACCCATGCTTTCGATGCAGCGCAAATTTCCCCCCGGCTGGCCGTTGTCTCCCCGGAAAAGCGGTGTGGGAAGTCCACCCTGTTGACCGTTCTTGGCGGGTTGGTCCCAAAACCGCTCCACTTGTCCAACATCACGGCGGCGGCAGTATTCCGGGCCATTGAAGTTGCCCAACCAACGCTTCTTATCGATGAGGCCGACACCTTTGTTGACGGAAAAGACGAACTTCGGGGCATCCTCAATTGCGGGCACAACCGGGCAACAGCAACCGTTCTGCGGGTGGGGGGAGAGGAACTTGAGGTGCGGGCCTTCTGTACCTGGGCACCTCTCGCCATCGCTGCCATTGGCCGTCTGCCGGACACCCTGCAAGATCGATCAATCGTCATTTCTATGCGGCGCAAACTTCCAACAGAGCAGGTAGAGCGGCTGCGGCTGGACAGGCTGGGGCATTTGCACGAGTTGGCGCGAAAGGCCGCCAGGTGGGCAAACGACAATCTTTCGCGACTGAAAGACGCCGATCCGGTGGATATCCCCGACTGTCTTTCGGATCGGGGCCAAGACAACTGGCGCACCTTGTTGGCCATCGCGGATGCGGTTGGTGGGGGTTGGCCGGATTGTGCGCGACGGGCAATCCGGGAACTTGCCGGGGAACCGGACGAGGATGAAGGCGGAAGCATTCGTGAGATGCTGTTGGCCGACATCCGTGCTATCTGGGCTGAAACCGCCGTGGATGTTCTCACCACGGAAAGCTTGTTGGCGCGATTGACCGGGGGACAATTTGCCGATCATCCGTGGGCAACTTTCGACCGTGGCCGTGCGATGTCCCCGCGAGCTTTGGCAAACCTCCTCAAGCCGTTTGGAATTCGTCCAAGCACCAACCGAGTTGGGGGCACCCTTGCCAAAGGCTACCGACGGCAAGCATTCCTTGACGCCTTCAAAAGGTACATTCCGGCAGATACCCCCATTTTACCCGTAACATCCGGAACAAGTAGCAAAAACAATGAGTTAGACAGCAAAATATCCGTAACACAAGCCAAGGATGTTACGGCAGAAAATGCGCGTAACTCATTGAAATCACATAATGTTTCGCATGTTACGGATAAAGAGGGGTATCCTGCCGGGAAAGGGGGTGAAAGGTGGAGCATGACCCTTTGA